A single Drosophila miranda strain MSH22 chromosome XR, D.miranda_PacBio2.1, whole genome shotgun sequence DNA region contains:
- the LOC108153658 gene encoding protein lethal(3)malignant blood neoplasm 1 produces MNLKSVAIVCALLLALCLSHVLAAVTTVRPYKFGFTIDEQQHRAEQRDERGIVMGEFGFITADGIYHVTVYATDEEGKFRILSMKSYPYAGPIAPKTVAAIATSTPRAPQPSALPKYNFNTEACSGCFLKKSPASGSPKTEIRTLSQPLAPSSSAFPLASGPEGKLTPSRLQTGSQDYGLNVQLPFRQSIAQTIEVASRQGQSHSHSPAPTQHNTNTNTNTNSNTNSYTNTYTSTYAPTTNPGPLKKRIESGLDLAMTTYTTSKAAVTGHVISQMQNSKTPSSNTKVDYDVGIFRTGEKVSSSPSNAFNYATTAAATFAPLNIKLDADAVKQASAFVAGIKAPLSLADQTIVPPAPIPANQVKIFAAAPTSEKSSPFTSAVSHSNVPLASNVVHQTHPAAFPIPAAAHPAGGQRDGLGAQPSALFPHSAPTQTTQQQLHTGTTYTLGPHQRYPLNIPTQTGLSGAGAVRPTGNAFPTKIGGNPAVEGGSSAGSLPQGNAGNGGVSGSRLGGASGAAFPQGNAGNGGVSGTPQSAASGGSFPSGSPSFGGVPGGAVTTASRPAGSAAAGAVTGGSLPGGSFPHGGSSSGSGAAGAVYRGSGPGGSGSAASASGEVGDLYKFKYILDYNGHEEKGSRNGDKEGNYFAIGEDAVRRTVEYIANEFGFQPHISWQKLDDKNVLPEGNSLKHYEFKWFKEAQ; encoded by the exons ATGAATCTTAAATCAGTGGCCATCGTTTGTGCT CTTCTGCTGGCGCTGTGTCTGAGCCATGTCCTGGCCGCCGTGACCACCGTGCGTCCTTACAAGTTTGGCTTCACCATCGACGAGCAGCAGCATCGGGCAGAGCAGAGAG ATGAACGAGGCATTGTCATGGGCGAGTTTGGGTTCATCACCGCCGATGGTATTTATCATGTGACGGTCTATGCCACCGACGAAGAGGGCAAGTTTCGCATCTTGTCGATGAAGAGTTATCCCTATGCAGGACCCATCGCACCCA AGACCGTAGCTGCCATCGCCACCAGCACACCAAGAGCCCCGCAGCCGTCAGCTTTGCCCAAGTACAACTTCAACACGGAGGCCTGCTCGGGGTGCTTCCTGAAGAAGTCGCCAGCGTCGGGCAGTCCCAAAACTGAGATTCGCACGCTCTCACAGCCGCTGGCACCGTCTTCGTCCGCCTTTCCGCTGGCTTCCGGACCCGAAGGTAAGCTAACGCCCAGTCGGCTGCAAACGGGCTCGCAGGACTATGGACTCAATGTCCAGCTGCCATTCCGACAGTCCATTGCCCAAACCATTGAGGTGGCATCGCGACAGggtcagagccacagtcacagtccAGCACCAACACAGCACAACAcgaacacaaacacaaacacgaaTAGCAACACCAATTCCTACACTAACACATACACCAGCACCTATGCACCCACAACGAATCCAGGGCCACTCAAAAAGCGGATAGAAAGTGGTCTCGACTTGGCCATGACCACATACACCACATCCAAGGCCGCCGTCACGGGTCACGTGATCAGTCAGATGCAGAACTCGAAAACTCCCAGCAGCAACACAAAAGTAGACTACGATGTGGGCATCTTCAGAACGGGTGAAAAGGTTTCATCGTCACCATCGAATGCCTTCAACTATGCCACGACGGCAGCGGCAACCTTTGCCCCGTTGAACATCAAACTGGATGCGGATGCTGTGAAGCAGGCCAGTGCATTCGTTGCCGGCATTAAGGCTCCCCTGTCCTTGGCTGATCAGACAATTGTCCCGCCAGCCCCAATACCCGCAAATCAGGTGAAAATCTTTGCCGCCGCTCCAACCAGCGAGAAGAGTTCCCCATTCACTTCCGCTGTTAGCCACTCGAATGTGCCGCTGGCCAGTAATGTTGTGCACCAGACGCATCCGGCCGCGTTCCCCATCCCGGCTGCGGCTCATCCTGCTGGTGGACAGAGAGACGGGTTGGGAGCACAACCCTCAGCACTATTCCCACATTCCGCACCGACACAGACCACACAACAACAATTGCACACAGGAACAACATACACACTGGGCCCACACCAGAGATATCCCTTAA ATATACCAACGCAGACCGGACTTTCTGGAGCAGGCGCTGTTCGACCAACCGGAAATGCTTTCC CAACGAAGATTGGTGGAAACCCTGCCGTTGAAGGCGGAAGCTCTGCTGGAAGCCTTCCTCAAGGAAATGCAGGTAATGGAGGCGTATCTGGTTCACGACTGGGTGGCGCATCAGGTGCCGCATTCCCTCAGGGAAATGCAGGAAATGGAGGTGTATCTGGTACACCACAGAGTGCAGCATCAGGTGGAAGCTTCCCGAGTGGATCTCCGTCATTTGGAGGAGTACCTGGAGGCGCTGTGACGACTGCAAGTCGCCCAGCTGGATCAGCAGCTGCCGGTGCAGTAACAGGTGGAAGCTTACCAGGAGGATCCTTTCCACATGGGGGTTCTTCAAGTGGTAGTGGGGCTGCAGGAGCAGTATACCGTGGAAGCGGACCAGGTGGAAGCGGTTCTGCTGCCAGTGCATCGGGTGAAGTGGGAGATCTGTACAAATTCAAGTACATTCTGGATTACAACGGGCACGAGGAAAAGGGCAGTCGGAATGGCGACAAAGAGGGAAATTACTTTGCCATCGGCGAGGATGCCGTGCGACGGACCGTCGAGTACATAGCGAACGAGTTTGGCTTCCAGCCGCACATCAGTTGGCAGAAACTGGATGACAAGAACGTGCTGCCAGAGGGTAACAGCCTGAAGCACTACGAGTTCAAGTGGTTCAAGGAAGCGCAGTGA
- the LOC108165552 gene encoding larval cuticle protein 65Ag1-like: protein MKFLIVFVALFAVALAAPADDVTVLRQVSEVGPESFSNAYETSDGTSVQSEGQLKNIGAENEGIVSSGSYKFVADDGQTYTVNWVADENGFQPSGAHLPVA from the exons ATGAAGTTCCTCATTGTCTTCGTTGCCCTCTTCGCCGTGGCCCTTGCCGCTCCTGCCGATGATGTGACCGTCCTCCGCCAGGTTTCCGAAGTCGGACCCGAGAGCTTCAGCAACGC CTACGAGACCAGTGATGGAACATCCGTCCAGTCCGAGGGACAGCTGAAGAACATTGGAGCCGAGAACGAAGGCATCGTCTCCAGTGGCTCGTACAAGTTTGTGGCCGATGATGGACAGACCTACACCGTCAACTGGGTTGCCGATGAGAACGGTTTCCAGCCCTCCGGCGCTCATCTGCCAGTTGCTTAA
- the LOC108165550 gene encoding larval cuticle protein 65Ag1-like, giving the protein MKFLIVFVALFAVALAAPANDVTIVRSESDVGPENFSYAYETSDGTSAKQSGLVKNVGTEQEALAVQGSFKFVADDGVTYEINYVADENGFQPSGAHLPVAPEV; this is encoded by the exons ATGAAGTTCCTCATTGTCTTCGTTGCCCTCTTCGCCGTGGCCCTTGCCGCTCCTGCCAATGATGTGACCATCGTCCGCTCTGAGTCGGATGTTGGACCCGAAAACTTCAGCTATGC ATACGAGACCAGCGACGGAACTTCCGCCAAGCAATCGGGTCTCGTGAAGAACGTCGGCACCGAGCAGGAGGCCCTCGCAGTCCAGGGCTCCTTCAAGTTCGTCGCTGATGATGGCGTCACCTACGAGATCAACTACGTCGCTGATGAGAACGGTTTCCAGCCCTCGGGCGCTCATCTGCCCGTGGCGCCTGAGGTTTAA
- the LOC108150797 gene encoding endocuticle structural protein SgAbd-6 produces MLSHSTCLILLLTAGVCLALPAGDDAQAETLKLESENNGVDKYSFSYETSNGISRTEEGVVKPGATEEDGAISVTGTTSWSAPDGKKYEISFTADETGYHPKFRLVA; encoded by the exons ATGCTTTCCCATTCTACGTGTCTAATTTTATTGCTGACTGCAGGTGTCTGCCTGGCCCTCCCAGCCGGAGACGATGCCCAGGCGGAAACCCTGAAGCTGGAGAGCGAGAACAATGGCGTGGACAAGTATTCCTTCTC CTACGAGACCAGCAATGGCATCTCACGGACTGAGGAGGGCGTTGTAAAGCCCGGCGCCACCGAGGAAGATGGCGCGATCTCTGTGACGGGCACCACCAGCTGGTCGGCCCCTGATGGCAAGAAATACGAGATTAGCTTCACGGCCGACGAGACTGGCTATCATCCAAAGTTCCGACTGGTGGCCTAG
- the LOC108150800 gene encoding larval cuticle protein 65Ag1-like, which yields MKFLIVFVALFAVALAAPANDVTIVRSESDVGPENFSYAYETSDGTSAKQSGLLKNVGTEQEALAVQGSFKFVADDGVTYEITYVADENGFQPSGAHLPVAPEV from the exons ATGAAGTTCCTCATTGTCTTCGTTGCCCTCTTCGCCGTGGCCCTTGCCGCTCCTGCCAATGATGTGACCATCGTCCGCTCTGAGTCGGATGTTGGACCCGAAAACTTCAGCTATGC ATACGAGACCAGCGACGGAACTTCCGCCAAGCAATCGGGTCTCCTGAAGAACGTCGGCACCGAGCAGGAGGCCCTCGCAGTCCAGGGCTCCTTCAAGTTCGTCGCTGATGATGGCGTCACCTACGAGATCACCTACGTCGCTGATGAGAACGGTTTCCAGCCCTCGGGCGCTCATCTGCCCGTGGCGCCTGAGGTTTAA
- the LOC108150828 gene encoding endocuticle structural protein SgAbd-6, producing MQSIKVCVLAVCAFVLAASVSAAPLDDSKQATILRYDNDNIGTDGYNFGYETSDGVTRQEQAELKNAGTDHEALSVRGSVSWVAPDGQTYTLHYIADENGFQPQGDHLPHN from the exons atGCAGTCCATCAAAGTTTGTGTCCTGGCAGTGTGCGCTTTTGTCCTTGCGGCCTCGGTCAGTGCAGCTCCCTTGGATGACTCGAAACAGGCCACAATTCTTCGctacgacaacgacaacattGGCACCGATGGCTACAACTTTGG CTATGAGACCAGCGATGGTGTTACACGCCAGGAGCAGGCTGAGCTGAAGAACGCCGGCACCGATCATGAAGCTCTCAGCGTGCGGGGATCCGTCAGCTGGGTGGCGCCCGATGGCCAGACCTACACCCTCCACTACATTGCCGATGAGAATGGCTTCCAGCCCCAGGGCGACCATCTGCCCCACAATTAA
- the LOC108150777 gene encoding endocuticle structural protein SgAbd-6 has product MARQTLIPILAGFCLCLCLCFSDADAASDGSNAAQILKYENEKVDGDGYAFSFETSDGISRQETATLKHPGTPLEAIAVQGSVNWVGPDGEHYKLNYLADENGFQPQGEHLPQLEATRTA; this is encoded by the exons ATGGCCAGACAAACGTTGATCCCCATCCTGGCCGGCTTCTGCCTGTGCCTCTGTCTGTGCTTCTCGGATGCAGATGCGGCCAGCGATGGTTCCAATGCGGCACAGATATTGAAATACGAGAATGAGAAAGTGGATGGCGACGGCTATGCCTTCTC GTTCGAGACGAGCGATGGTATATCGCGGCAGGAGACAGCCACTCTGAAGCATCCCGGTACGCCGTTGGAGGCCATTGCCGTCCAAGGCAGCGTCAATTGGGTGGGACCCGATGGTGAGCACTATAAACTCAACTATCTGGCTGATGAGAACGGTTTCCAGCCGCAGGGCGAGCATTTGCCACAGTTGGAAGCCACTCGCACGGCCTGA